The Stigmatella aurantiaca genome includes the window CGCGTCCACGCCACGTCTCCGGAGTGTGCATCCGCCATCAACAGCGCGTGGTGCGAGCCCCGCCCCAGCAGCGCCACGAAGTGCTTGCCCCAGGGCACCGGCGTGCCGTGGAAGGGCTGCGGCGCCCGCATCCGGTAGCGCACCTGCCCGTCCGTGATGTCCAGCCCGTACAGGTAGCCCGAGTCCGTGGCCAGCATGGCCCGGTGGCCCTGCATCGCCAGCCAGCTGCGCTGGGTGCGCGGCGGTGCCAGGCGCCAGATTTCCCGGCCGGTCACCTCCGCGTAGGCGAGCACCGTCCGGTCCTCCGCCAGGGTGATGAGCAGTCCGTCCTGGCGCACCAGTTGCGGCCCCAGCGTCAGCCCGTCGTGGTCGTGCAGCCACCGGGCGCTGGGGCCCGAGCCCATGAAGCCGAGGACGCGGTCCAGGTCCGCCGTCACCACGTGGCCTTCCGCCGTCGCCGCCACGCCATGGCTCGACGCCCGCCGCCACAGGATCTCCCCATCCTTGCGGGACACGGCGCAGGCCATCTCCCGCGAGCAGAACACCGCCTCCTGGCGCCCCAGGTGGAGCTGGCCGAACTCCGCGCCCGTCAGCCCCTTCTGCGACCAGCGCTTCTCGAAGCGCAACCGGCGCAGGCGCCCGGGTACCGGCAGGGGCTTGCCCGTGCCCGCCGCACGCCCCCGTCCCCGGGCCTGGGCCTCGCCTTCGGAAGGGGGAACGGCCTCGCGCAGGTGCGACAGCCCCTCCCGGCACCGGTCCGTCAGCTCCACCAGATAGGGGTTCGAAACCTGGGTGCGCTCACGCTCCGAGAGGGCCAGCGCCAGCGACTGCCCCAGGTGGAACATCGCCGCCACCAGCGCCTCGCCCTTCACCTCGAAGGCGGCGCCCGCGCCCAGCTTTCCCCGCCCCGCGGCCAGCTCCAGGGAGAGCCCCGGCTTCACCCCGGCCAGCTCCAGGGAGAAGCGGGGCTCGCCGAGCTCCACCGCCCGGGCCAGCTCCACCGCCTGCCGGGACAGCTCCAACGCGGTGAGGAAAGGAGGGCCCGGAGCCCGCCACGCCGTGGGCTGGCCCGGCAGGGAGAGCCAGACCTCGCCCGCGCACAGCAGGCTTCCCAGGGCCGCGCCCGGGTCCTTTCCCCGGGACCGCAGCAGGTCCGTGGCGTCTTTCAGCTCGAAGCCGAAGCCGGGCGTCTCCGGGGGCTCCACCCGGCGGACGAAGGGCTCGGGGCGGGGCGCTTTCTGCACCACCCCCGGGCCGCTGAGCTGGCGCAGGGCCTCCTTCAACTCCCGGGCCGGGGGGGTGGAGAGCGTGCCGGGGGCCACCCGGGTGAGGTCCGCCAGGAAGCCCCGGCCGCACTCCCGCGCCGCCTCGGCCAGATCCTCCAGGTCCACCCGCACGGGCGGCCGCAGCAGCCGCGCCGGGCGCCCCAGGCTCGCCACGGACAGGGCCACCTCGGTCCCGGTGCGCCGCATCACCAGCTCCAGCCCGGCCTCCACCAGGGATACCTGGACCAGCCCCTCTTTTCCGGAGTGCAAAGCCGCCGCCGCGCGCGTCAGGGCGGACACCACTTCCACGAGCGGTTCTTCCACCGCCCCAGAAAGAAGGTTGACGCCATCCAATTCCAAGGCGATGGAATCCAACGGCGGAGCCGAGGGTTCGCGCTTCCAGCGCTGTCCAAGACGAAAGCGGGTCATCCGTTCCCTTCGTTGACAAGCCAGAATACAGGTGGCTAGCATCCGCCGCCCATACGGACCTACATTTTTGTAACCGTCTGAAATTCTTGGGGAATACTCGATGACATTTTACGAGGCCGCGCTCCGAATCCTGGAGAGCGAAGGTCGTCCCCTCCACTTTCTCGAAATTACCGAGAAGTCCATCGCTCAGAACCTCCTGTCCCATGTTGGAAAGACGCCAGAAATCACGATGCTGTCGCGGCTGGCCGCGATGGCACGGCGGACGCGGGATCGCAAGGTGGTCGTGACCTCCAAGGACACGTTTGCCTTGGTGGACTGGGCTTTGCAGGAGGATCTGGAAGCATTGGCACAGACCGGGGTGGTGGAGCCGAACCCGGAAGAGGATCTGCCGCCGCTGCGCCCCGCGGAGCGCCACCCGGAGCCGCGCACGGACAACGTGCGGGCCACGGGCCGGGGCAGCGAGCGCAAGCGCCGCCGGGAGGACGAGGAGGAGCGCGGTGGCCGCAAGCGCCGGTTCCCGCCCCTGCCGGAGGTGGTGTTCGAGATCCTCAGCGAGGCGGAGGCGGGCCTGCGGGCCGAGCAGCTCATCGAGCGCGCCCGGACGCGGGAGCTGGCCCCCGAGGACATCACCGTGGAGGCGGTGCTCACCGCGCTCCTGGAGGACAACCAGCGGCGCATCGACGCGGGGCGCCGTCCCCAGTTCTCCTTCAACAAGCAGTCGAGCGAGGTGAGCCTGGAGCGCGCGGGCTCGCCCAGCGAGGCGCCTCCCCTGGAGCTGCAGGCGGCGTTCGCCGCGGCCCTGGGCATTCCCCTGGAGGGGGGACGGCCCCTCCTGGCGCGCCCCGCAGCCGCCGCGGGAACGGCCGAGACGCTGGTGGACCCGGCGCAGCTGGCCACGCTCAAGACGGCGCTCAAGGACGTGCGCCGCACGGTGGCGCGGGGCCTGCGCAAGCGCCTGGGCGAGCTGGAGGTGGGCACGTTCGAGAAGTCCGTCGTGAAGATGATGCACGCGCTGCACTTCCGGGAGCTGAAGGTCGCCAAGCGCTCCAAGGAAGGCCCCCTGCTCACCGCGCGCAAGCGCGAGGGCAGCGTGGAGCTGCGCTACGCGGTGCGGCTGCTCAAGGGCACCTCCACCGTGGACCGCAAGATGGTGCAGGAGCTGCGCAGGGACCTGGGCCACTACTCGGCGCAGGTGGGCCTGCTGGTGAGCGCGGGCGAGGCGCGCGGCGATGCGCGCACCGAGGCGCAGGCCAGCGGCGCGCTGGTGATGCTGTGGTGCGGCGACGCGCTCGGCGAGAAGTTCCTCGAGGCGAAGACGGCGGTGTCCATCACCCAGGTGGAGCTGTTCGACATCGACGAGCGCTTCTTCGAGGCGGCGAAGCTCGATGCCGACGAGGCCCAGCGCCGGCGCGAGGAGCGTCAGCGCGAGAAGCAGAAGGGCGAGCCGGGCGGCAAGGAGACCTCCTCCCGGCGTGCCGACGAGTCCGAGCAGGACAAGGAGCAGGACCTCGCCGAGGAGCCCAAGCCCATCGAGGTGGAGGTGCGCGAGAGCAGCCTCTCCGCGGTGCCGCCCCCGCCGCCCCCGGAGGACGAGGAGCAGGGCGAGGAGGGTGACGACGAAGGGGACGATGAGGATCTCGAGGCCGCGAGTGCCTTCGTGGGAGGCACCCCCGAGGGAGGCGCGTCCGCGGAGGGCGGCTCCCCATCCGAGCGCAAGCGCCGCCGCCGCCGTCGCCGTGGGCGCCGGGGCCGTGGCAACAAGCCCGAGGCCGGCGCCCCGGGTGCGGCGCCGGCAGGGGAGGCGGCTCCTGAGGGAGCGCCTGCCGTGGGCGCAGTGGCCGCCGTCGAGGCCGCCGCCGTGGCCGCAGAGGCACTGCAGCCTGCGGAGGAGGCACCCCAGCCTGCCGGGGAGGCCCCACAGCCTGCTGGAGAGGCACCCCAGCCTGCTGGGGAGGCACCCGCCGCCGCGGAGCCGCCGCCTGCCCCGCCCACCGAGGAGGAATCTTCCGAGGGAGGCACTTCCGAGGGGAACCCGAGCTAACGGTTCGCGGGGACGGGCAGGGGGGGAGTGAGGTACGGTGAGGGGGTCATGAAGCCGTTCTTGCTCCTCACCACCAGTCTCCTGCTGCTGGGCGCCTGCCGTTCCCAGGCGCCCCGCTACCCGGTGGGAGAGGTCCGGCTGTCGGGAGAGACGGTGACGGACAACGCCCAGCTCGCGCTGGAGCCCGATCAAATCCGGGAGCTCTTCCAGCAGGCCCTCCAGGGCAGCAAGCGCTTCGAGCTGCTCCAGGAGAAGAAGGCCGGTGAGGTGCGCCCGTGGCGGCTGACGCTGGAGCTGCCCTTCACCCGGGAGATCCTCAAGGACGACAGCAAGCACACCTATGCCGAGGTCGGCGCCACGCTGGTGCTGGAGCGCTTCGGCGGGGAGCTCCCCGAGCGCTACGAGGTGGTCGGTCTGGGAGAGACCCGGGTGGCCGCGGAGACGCCCGAGGCCCGGCGCAAGGCCCTGCGGGCCTCGCTCGACGCCGCGCTCCGCCAGGTGACCGATCTGGCGCAGCTCCAGCTCTCCTCGCTGG containing:
- a CDS encoding PQQ-binding-like beta-propeller repeat protein encodes the protein MTRFRLGQRWKREPSAPPLDSIALELDGVNLLSGAVEEPLVEVVSALTRAAAALHSGKEGLVQVSLVEAGLELVMRRTGTEVALSVASLGRPARLLRPPVRVDLEDLAEAARECGRGFLADLTRVAPGTLSTPPARELKEALRQLSGPGVVQKAPRPEPFVRRVEPPETPGFGFELKDATDLLRSRGKDPGAALGSLLCAGEVWLSLPGQPTAWRAPGPPFLTALELSRQAVELARAVELGEPRFSLELAGVKPGLSLELAAGRGKLGAGAAFEVKGEALVAAMFHLGQSLALALSERERTQVSNPYLVELTDRCREGLSHLREAVPPSEGEAQARGRGRAAGTGKPLPVPGRLRRLRFEKRWSQKGLTGAEFGQLHLGRQEAVFCSREMACAVSRKDGEILWRRASSHGVAATAEGHVVTADLDRVLGFMGSGPSARWLHDHDGLTLGPQLVRQDGLLITLAEDRTVLAYAEVTGREIWRLAPPRTQRSWLAMQGHRAMLATDSGYLYGLDITDGQVRYRMRAPQPFHGTPVPWGKHFVALLGRGSHHALLMADAHSGDVAWTREFHLAMPSAPLTSRTRLYVAGERDREGMLLCLDAKGKLLWERALHLGTGPYALAALPGAVLVTSASGAAARVETSGELSWRVGAVGEALPAALPARTSRGVTLLAGDQVRAVDPKGGQVLGQVRAGAGLVALQVDARLGLYLLDDSGTLSAYRLVSHFTVVD
- a CDS encoding HTH domain-containing protein; this encodes MTFYEAALRILESEGRPLHFLEITEKSIAQNLLSHVGKTPEITMLSRLAAMARRTRDRKVVVTSKDTFALVDWALQEDLEALAQTGVVEPNPEEDLPPLRPAERHPEPRTDNVRATGRGSERKRRREDEEERGGRKRRFPPLPEVVFEILSEAEAGLRAEQLIERARTRELAPEDITVEAVLTALLEDNQRRIDAGRRPQFSFNKQSSEVSLERAGSPSEAPPLELQAAFAAALGIPLEGGRPLLARPAAAAGTAETLVDPAQLATLKTALKDVRRTVARGLRKRLGELEVGTFEKSVVKMMHALHFRELKVAKRSKEGPLLTARKREGSVELRYAVRLLKGTSTVDRKMVQELRRDLGHYSAQVGLLVSAGEARGDARTEAQASGALVMLWCGDALGEKFLEAKTAVSITQVELFDIDERFFEAAKLDADEAQRRREERQREKQKGEPGGKETSSRRADESEQDKEQDLAEEPKPIEVEVRESSLSAVPPPPPPEDEEQGEEGDDEGDDEDLEAASAFVGGTPEGGASAEGGSPSERKRRRRRRRGRRGRGNKPEAGAPGAAPAGEAAPEGAPAVGAVAAVEAAAVAAEALQPAEEAPQPAGEAPQPAGEAPQPAGEAPAAAEPPPAPPTEEESSEGGTSEGNPS
- a CDS encoding HEAT repeat domain-containing protein, with translation MKPFLLLTTSLLLLGACRSQAPRYPVGEVRLSGETVTDNAQLALEPDQIRELFQQALQGSKRFELLQEKKAGEVRPWRLTLELPFTREILKDDSKHTYAEVGATLVLERFGGELPERYEVVGLGETRVAAETPEARRKALRASLDAALRQVTDLAQLQLSSLDRDSGALVQDLQSSDSRVREFALRTLAERRHPAAAPLLIEQLKSSDATTVRQAIGALVEMRAPAAVPALIDLSRGKEVGFLQELVFALGEIGGSEAEAYLYTVAEGHDQPAIQAAAQQALETLHASRKHGSPEARGTLSPANH